In Amia ocellicauda isolate fAmiCal2 chromosome 5, fAmiCal2.hap1, whole genome shotgun sequence, a genomic segment contains:
- the ppp1r27a gene encoding protein phosphatase 1 regulatory subunit 27 — protein sequence MKYHYQCPVSRYSRSLPVKPVRTVHFPNDVVFQDHIRQGDLEQVGRFIRARKVRLDTIYHSGMAALHEAVLTGNLECVKLLVKYGADIHQRDEDGWTPLHMACSDGYPHIARYLLSLGASMEAVNEEGETPSDLIDPDCKELVTLFKAVGVA from the exons ATGAAATATCATTACCAGTGTCCGGTGTCGCGGTACAGCCGGTCGTTGCCGGTCAAGCCTGTGAGGACCGTACACTTCCCCAATGATGTTGTGTTCCAGGACCACATCCGACAGGGCGACCTGGAGCAGGTGGGCCGCTTCATCCGGGCCAGGAAGGTTCGGCTGGACACCATCTACCACTCTG GCATGGCGGCGCTGCACGAGGCGGTGCTGACAGGGAACCTGGAATGCGTGAAGCTGCTGGTGAAGTACGGTGCCGACATCCACCAGAGGGACGAGGATGGCTGGACACCCCTACACATGGCCTGCAGCGACGGATACCCACACATCGCCCG GTACCTGCTCTCTCTGGGCGCCAGCATGGAGGCAGTGAACGAGGAAGGCGAGACACCATCTGACCTCATTGACCCCGACTGCAAGGAGCTGGTCACCCTCTTCAAAGCTGTGGGCGTGGCCTGA
- the mcrip1 gene encoding mapk-regulated corepressor-interacting protein 1, whose protein sequence is MTSSSASRIVHNYKRTSSPRSPPSVGELFTPAHEENVRFIHDTWQCVLRDIKTPQGSERNDRGPQEYVEKNPNPSLHSFTPVDLSDLKRRSSQDAKKS, encoded by the exons atgaccAG ctcATCAGCCTCTAGGATCGTTCACAACTATAAGCGGACCTCCAGCCCCCGGTCCCCCCCCAGCGTGGGCGAGCTCTTCACGCCGGCCCATGAGGAGAACGTACGCTTCATCCACGACA CCTGGCAGTGTGTGCTGAGAGACATCAAGACCCCCCAGGGCAGCGAGCGCAATGACCGGGGGCCCCAAGAGTACGTGGAGAAGAACCCCAACCccagcctgcact CGTTCACTCCGGTTGACCTGAGTGACCTGAAGCGCCGCAGCTCACAGGACGCCAAGAAGTCTTAG